A genome region from Verrucomicrobiota bacterium includes the following:
- a CDS encoding VCBS repeat-containing protein, whose amino-acid sequence MSIKQKTGVAILLISTPSIFAQEPVGHSLSKAKSVDGNFISWKEHIIDDPTIAGFNLNGSDGLVMGDIDGDGFEDIVSVHEFDSGYDSAAYDPNHKPVIEGHVRIAFGSAYPDSWTNITLAEGTDTPAPEDAAVADVNGDSFLDVIVAAEQSHLLYLQNPGQKIRSESWPQLILPMTKGRGSFIRVFFGDFNGDGVPEVAAANKGAQMPGPEDYARKTAVSLYQVKGDPLTGSSWHEIELGRYSVPQNSEPVDLDGDGDLDIVIGSRGEGRLVIFENLGKKDIQFKEHAIALDNSKMSGFNLEYADLNHDGRLDIIGASLGGLGWIEQPENMDELWKFHFIGTFKPDSITGLEIADIDGDGDTDIISGSYSKGTRTGDDGDMTVNDPLGRIGWFENPGDVTAAWTRHDISRRKRGMFDKFIARDIDKDGDIDFVGTRGNSSPYDGVYWIEQVRSKTAGPSFVPARNGESPEMPLP is encoded by the coding sequence ATGAGTATCAAACAGAAAACAGGTGTAGCCATACTGTTAATCTCGACACCCTCAATCTTTGCTCAAGAGCCAGTTGGTCATAGTCTTAGTAAAGCAAAAAGCGTCGATGGAAACTTTATCAGCTGGAAAGAACATATTATAGACGATCCTACGATTGCGGGCTTCAACTTGAATGGCAGTGATGGCTTGGTAATGGGTGACATCGACGGAGATGGTTTTGAGGACATTGTATCTGTCCATGAATTCGACTCAGGCTATGACTCCGCTGCTTACGATCCAAACCATAAACCGGTAATCGAAGGTCATGTGCGAATCGCTTTTGGTTCTGCTTACCCCGATTCTTGGACCAATATTACTTTGGCAGAAGGCACGGATACTCCTGCACCAGAAGATGCTGCCGTTGCGGACGTCAATGGAGATAGTTTTCTGGACGTGATCGTGGCAGCCGAACAATCGCATTTACTTTACTTACAAAATCCTGGGCAAAAAATTCGCTCTGAAAGTTGGCCTCAACTCATTCTCCCCATGACAAAGGGTCGCGGCTCTTTTATCCGGGTGTTCTTTGGAGATTTCAATGGCGACGGCGTCCCGGAAGTAGCAGCTGCAAACAAAGGTGCCCAAATGCCTGGTCCCGAGGACTATGCCAGGAAAACCGCTGTTTCTCTTTATCAGGTGAAGGGAGATCCTCTCACAGGAAGCAGCTGGCATGAGATTGAACTGGGACGCTACAGCGTTCCACAAAACTCCGAACCGGTGGATCTGGATGGAGATGGTGACCTCGATATCGTCATCGGTTCACGTGGAGAAGGTCGGCTGGTAATTTTTGAAAACCTGGGCAAAAAGGACATTCAATTCAAGGAACATGCGATCGCCCTGGATAATTCAAAGATGTCTGGATTTAACCTGGAATATGCAGATCTCAATCACGACGGTCGATTGGATATTATAGGTGCTTCTCTGGGGGGTCTGGGTTGGATTGAACAACCGGAAAACATGGATGAGCTGTGGAAGTTTCATTTCATCGGTACCTTCAAACCGGATTCCATAACCGGTTTGGAAATTGCAGATATCGATGGGGACGGTGATACAGATATTATTTCAGGTAGTTACAGCAAAGGGACGCGGACGGGTGACGACGGGGATATGACTGTAAATGACCCCCTGGGCCGTATCGGCTGGTTTGAAAATCCGGGCGATGTCACAGCAGCCTGGACTCGGCACGATATCTCCCGACGCAAACGGGGTATGTTTGATAAGTTTATTGCACGGGATATTGATAAGGACGGAGATATCGATTTCGTGGGTACACGAGGAAACAGCTCTCCCTACGATGGAGTTTATTGGATCGAACAAGTCCGTTCCAAAACAGCCGGCCCCAGTTTTGTTCCCGCTCGAAATGGTGAAAGCCCGGAGATGCCGTTGCCGTAG